The following are encoded together in the Pedobacter steynii genome:
- a CDS encoding serine hydrolase, with product MKTNIPTLLILILSLNTMAQQTDTILIEQLMQKNPELFSNILNHPQKNQVQLLYTQVNRNNKNIPSFKTYSYNLDNHRYFYPASTVKLAAVIFALEKINELKLSVKDLSSKSTMITDSAYAGQTKVLKDSSSADGLPSVAHYIKKILLTSDNDAFNRLFEFIGRAEINARLKKHGFNDSRILNRLAIGDSGEPAKHTNPIQFYHQDKLIYSQPEQYDPKEYPLQLTNTIMGKGYLDSAERLVNKPFSLENKNAFSISDQQAMMRKLISPEAFPEQERFNLSPEDYKLIYTHMSKLPTESIYPSYNATEFWPAYAKMLYYGREKDAVIEPNIRIFNKYGDSYGFIIDNAYIVDFKNKVEFFLTAVVQSNDDGIYNDNKYEYETVCYPFMGNIGRIIYQYELERKRDKMPDLSKFRLAY from the coding sequence ATGAAGACGAATATTCCAACCCTGCTCATCCTTATACTCAGCTTGAACACTATGGCACAACAGACTGATACTATACTTATTGAACAATTAATGCAAAAAAATCCGGAGCTCTTTTCCAATATCCTGAACCACCCACAAAAAAACCAGGTACAATTATTATATACCCAGGTAAACAGGAATAATAAAAACATACCCAGTTTTAAAACCTATAGCTATAACCTGGACAACCACCGGTACTTCTACCCTGCCAGTACGGTAAAACTGGCGGCTGTGATCTTTGCTCTGGAGAAAATCAATGAGCTGAAGTTAAGTGTAAAAGATCTCAGTTCAAAAAGTACAATGATCACCGATTCAGCTTATGCCGGCCAGACTAAGGTATTGAAAGACAGCAGCTCTGCAGATGGATTGCCTTCCGTAGCGCATTACATCAAAAAGATCCTGCTGACCAGCGACAATGATGCTTTTAACCGCCTCTTCGAATTTATTGGAAGGGCCGAAATCAACGCCAGGTTAAAAAAACATGGCTTTAACGACAGCAGAATCCTCAACAGACTAGCTATCGGTGATTCCGGCGAACCAGCTAAACATACCAATCCAATCCAGTTTTATCATCAGGACAAACTCATCTATTCCCAACCGGAACAATACGATCCCAAAGAATACCCTCTTCAGCTGACAAATACCATCATGGGTAAAGGTTATCTGGACAGCGCCGAGCGGCTCGTTAACAAACCTTTTAGCCTGGAGAACAAAAATGCGTTTAGCATCTCCGATCAACAGGCCATGATGAGGAAACTCATCAGCCCCGAAGCCTTTCCTGAACAGGAAAGGTTTAACCTGAGCCCCGAAGATTATAAGTTGATCTATACCCATATGAGTAAACTACCCACCGAAAGTATTTACCCTTCTTATAATGCCACAGAGTTCTGGCCAGCTTACGCTAAAATGCTATATTATGGACGAGAAAAGGATGCCGTCATTGAACCCAATATCCGGATATTTAATAAATACGGCGATTCTTATGGCTTCATCATTGATAACGCCTATATCGTAGATTTCAAAAACAAAGTAGAATTCTTTCTTACCGCAGTTGTACAATCCAATGATGATGGTATTTATAATGACAATAAATATGAATATGAGACCGTTTGCTATCCTTTCATGGGAAATATAGGACGCATCATCTATCAATATGAATTGGAAAGAAAACGAGATAAAATGCCTGACCTAAGCAAGTTCAGACTCGCTTACTAA
- a CDS encoding polyphosphate kinase 2 family protein, with protein sequence MKKEIEKYLAVPGKKVLLKDHQTSYNGDQEKEDGKEEMDEVKERLSKLQETLYAANSHSILILFQAMDAAGKDSAISHVMSGLNPQGCQVYSFKAPTSEEYEHDFLWRHYKALPERGRIGIHNRSHYENVLVCKVHPEYVLNENIPGYQDLKLIDDKFWKKRYESIRSFEQHISENGITIIKIFLNVSKEEQKSRFLDRINDPAKNWKFSSSDITERGRWDEYMKAYETAIEETSTEQAPWYIIPADKKWHARLAISQILEEHFNRLDLKFPVLAEEEAKKLDEIKELLLKE encoded by the coding sequence ATGAAAAAGGAGATCGAAAAATACCTGGCCGTTCCGGGAAAGAAAGTTTTATTGAAAGATCATCAGACCAGTTACAATGGTGATCAGGAAAAGGAAGATGGTAAAGAGGAGATGGATGAGGTTAAGGAAAGATTGAGCAAGCTACAGGAAACATTATATGCAGCGAATTCTCATTCTATTCTTATTCTTTTTCAGGCTATGGATGCAGCGGGAAAGGACAGTGCGATTTCTCATGTCATGTCGGGCTTAAACCCGCAGGGCTGTCAGGTATACAGCTTTAAGGCGCCGACATCTGAAGAATATGAACATGATTTTTTATGGCGTCATTACAAGGCGCTTCCCGAAAGAGGCCGGATTGGTATCCATAACCGCTCACACTATGAAAATGTACTCGTTTGTAAAGTTCATCCGGAATATGTCCTGAATGAAAATATTCCGGGTTATCAGGACCTGAAACTTATCGATGATAAATTCTGGAAAAAGAGATACGAAAGCATCCGTAGTTTTGAGCAGCACATCTCTGAAAATGGAATAACCATCATTAAGATCTTTCTTAATGTTTCTAAAGAAGAGCAAAAATCACGTTTTCTGGATCGTATAAATGATCCTGCAAAAAACTGGAAGTTTTCTTCTTCGGATATTACCGAACGTGGAAGATGGGATGAATATATGAAAGCTTATGAGACGGCTATAGAAGAGACTTCTACAGAACAGGCGCCCTGGTATATCATTCCTGCAGATAAAAAATGGCACGCCAGGCTGGCAATCAGTCAGATTCTTGAAGAACATTTTAACCGGCTGGATCTTAAGTTTCCTGTTCTTGCAGAAGAGGAAGCAAAAAAACTAGACGAAATAAAGGAGCTGCTCCTTAAAGAATGA
- a CDS encoding LytR/AlgR family response regulator transcription factor — protein MIKVILIDDEPHICSVCRILLEKLEHVHVVAECNNIKDAYEEIIRHNPDLILLDIQLSGETGLDLLEKFDDPDFVAVIITSFDEYAIRALKAGAIDYLLKPIIADEFYLAIEKATKRNALNNLQIKGAVNNFTGDFSKITLSGQNYTILVDYKDLIYCKSDGGYTTFYLSNGKEVVTSKVLKHYEAILPDKIFLRCHQSYLINLHHIVSLKKSNAIILSNGMTVPISIRKGKDLRDRLRELG, from the coding sequence ATGATTAAGGTTATTTTAATAGATGATGAACCCCACATTTGCAGTGTTTGCCGCATTTTGCTGGAAAAACTGGAGCATGTCCACGTTGTTGCGGAATGTAATAACATAAAGGACGCCTATGAGGAAATTATCAGACATAATCCGGATTTAATTTTACTGGATATCCAACTGTCTGGCGAAACAGGGCTTGATTTACTGGAGAAATTCGACGATCCTGATTTTGTGGCGGTCATTATTACCAGTTTTGACGAATATGCCATCAGGGCTTTAAAGGCCGGTGCAATTGATTATTTATTAAAACCAATTATTGCAGATGAGTTTTATCTGGCAATTGAAAAGGCAACGAAAAGGAATGCTTTAAATAACCTGCAGATAAAAGGAGCAGTGAATAATTTTACTGGTGATTTCAGTAAAATAACCCTGAGTGGCCAGAATTATACCATTTTGGTGGATTATAAAGATTTGATTTACTGTAAGTCTGATGGCGGCTACACTACTTTTTATTTATCAAATGGAAAAGAAGTGGTTACCTCAAAAGTTTTAAAACATTATGAAGCCATTTTGCCGGATAAGATTTTCTTAAGGTGTCATCAGTCTTATCTGATTAATCTTCACCATATTGTCAGCCTTAAAAAAAGCAATGCCATCATTTTAAGTAATGGAATGACGGTTCCTATCTCTATTCGAAAAGGAAAGGATTTGCGGGACCGGCTCAGGGAGCTGGGATGA
- a CDS encoding tetratricopeptide repeat-containing sensor histidine kinase: MKTYFYRYAAVLAFCFAFFSCQKTNKVIENQPLKDRLSGELNAIFSKITNENTDISDPKKTLEILSDAEKRYAADTLAIAYINLFKCDCYSELGQFDQALICNNIAYNYFKNYPHTARKEYIDVLRGASLLYASLGDSERAINYIKKAEYEALIKQPGQSTRVYNVTLANIYGYYAYILELDKDLKKSRGLLLKSIKLNLSGGQTKGTTLKAVYYNLANLYEQSNQIDSALFYLKRSKTYLSANKKINEVMQMEYNRLQSRIYVRQNKIDSAIYTAEESFAGLDSTRMIINNDVATELALNYLKLGSLKKANQYYQHAKSYFFKATVSDYTSKEKIITGLIAFALQTKKNADLDILIKAYQKFARNNYDSEKAKALKNAEVIYQVKAQNDKIEKLASENSLKSTVIKQRTVLLSAIFILLATSIFFYYRQLRLKEKHRAIDLEQRLRLAQMNPHFIANALSAIQKEIYEHKNDLAISYLNKYAVLNRLILENSRNKYIYLDDELNILRNYIELQQIRFTNKFEYIFDVADDLVMEEIKIPNMLLQPIIENAIEHAFKNMIDRGLLELKIFLQGVHLVCEVKDNGHGLSHQIHKQGKKSFSIQIIKERLALLNKETGNRSSFEMNPRDDGQKGLVVKLTIPIITDYD; encoded by the coding sequence ATGAAAACATATTTTTACAGGTATGCTGCTGTTTTAGCTTTTTGTTTTGCATTTTTTTCTTGCCAAAAGACTAATAAAGTTATTGAAAATCAACCCTTAAAGGATAGGTTATCTGGAGAATTGAATGCAATTTTTAGTAAAATAACCAACGAAAATACTGACATTTCCGATCCTAAGAAAACATTGGAGATTTTATCAGACGCAGAAAAAAGATATGCTGCTGATACGCTCGCTATTGCTTATATCAATCTGTTTAAGTGTGATTGTTACTCAGAATTGGGTCAGTTCGATCAGGCTTTGATCTGTAATAATATCGCTTACAATTATTTTAAAAACTATCCCCATACTGCAAGAAAGGAGTATATTGATGTTTTAAGGGGGGCTTCACTTTTATACGCCAGCCTTGGCGACAGCGAGAGAGCCATCAATTATATTAAAAAGGCAGAATATGAAGCTTTAATTAAGCAGCCAGGACAGAGTACACGAGTTTATAATGTAACGTTAGCGAATATCTACGGTTACTATGCTTATATTCTGGAACTGGATAAAGATCTTAAGAAAAGTCGGGGACTTCTGTTGAAATCAATAAAACTGAACCTATCCGGCGGACAGACAAAAGGGACTACTCTTAAGGCCGTGTATTACAATCTTGCGAATTTATATGAACAATCAAACCAGATTGATAGTGCTCTTTTTTATTTAAAAAGATCTAAAACATACCTGTCAGCAAATAAAAAAATAAATGAGGTCATGCAAATGGAATATAACCGTTTGCAAAGCCGTATTTACGTAAGGCAGAATAAAATCGATAGTGCGATCTACACTGCCGAGGAAAGTTTTGCCGGTTTGGATAGTACCAGAATGATCATTAATAATGACGTTGCAACCGAACTTGCTTTAAACTACCTTAAATTGGGTTCCTTGAAAAAAGCAAATCAATATTATCAGCATGCCAAGAGTTACTTTTTTAAAGCAACTGTGTCAGATTATACCAGCAAAGAAAAGATCATTACCGGTTTAATAGCCTTTGCTTTACAAACAAAAAAGAATGCAGATCTGGATATCCTGATTAAGGCCTATCAGAAGTTTGCGAGGAATAATTACGATAGTGAGAAAGCAAAGGCACTTAAAAATGCTGAAGTTATTTATCAGGTAAAGGCACAAAATGATAAAATAGAAAAACTGGCTTCAGAAAACAGCTTAAAGTCGACCGTCATTAAGCAAAGAACAGTTCTCCTTTCCGCAATATTCATTCTATTAGCGACCAGTATCTTTTTTTATTATCGCCAGCTCAGGCTTAAAGAGAAACACAGGGCGATTGATCTGGAACAACGTCTCCGACTCGCCCAGATGAATCCTCATTTTATAGCAAATGCATTAAGCGCTATTCAAAAGGAGATCTATGAGCATAAGAATGACCTGGCTATCTCTTACCTGAATAAGTACGCGGTGTTAAACCGTCTGATACTTGAAAATTCAAGAAATAAATACATTTATCTGGACGACGAATTGAATATTCTCAGGAATTATATCGAGCTGCAACAGATCCGGTTTACAAACAAATTTGAGTACATCTTTGATGTTGCCGACGACCTGGTGATGGAGGAGATTAAGATACCGAATATGCTTTTGCAGCCGATCATTGAAAATGCTATTGAACATGCTTTTAAGAACATGATTGACAGAGGTCTGTTGGAGCTGAAAATATTTTTGCAGGGTGTGCATCTGGTGTGTGAGGTTAAGGACAATGGTCATGGCCTGAGTCATCAGATTCACAAGCAGGGTAAAAAATCATTTTCGATCCAAATCATTAAAGAACGTCTGGCCCTTTTGAATAAGGAAACCGGCAACAGGTCTTCCTTTGAGATGAATCCACGTGACGATGGGCAGAAGGGGCTGGTCGTAAAGTTGACAATTCCAATTATAACTGATTATGATTAA
- a CDS encoding penicillin-binding protein 1A, translating into MFKEIRNKYIRYSSIFLFCIIIFFCALQLNFLWLFGYSPSYKDIKSPTLSVGSELYTSDGKLIGRYFKENRTPVSFNEIAPSVIKALVATEDVRFYSHMGIDFRSLLSSGLSTATGDKRGASTITQQLAKNLYRTRYNKSQGFIKHIPVVRTIISKLKEWMTAVKLESNYPKDDIITMYLNTVSFGNNAYGIKTAARVYFDKETNELQVPESAMLVGMLKGTTTYNPIRNPAKALERRNVALAQMNKYNYISTEELNTYKNTPIKLKEGSVDAGSDGDSYLRAAVDKYLEKWAADNNYDLYEDGLKIYTTIDSKLQKYAEEAVAEQMKTIQRRFYSVWGNEDPWEDSEKKKVDYPDRAMRKLPIYALLEKKYSNSPDSVTAYFNKKKKMKIFTWKGDRDTLFSTMDSIRYYGKIMNTGMMTMDPFSGKIKVWVGGIDHKFFKYDHVNQSKRQAGSTFKPFAYLAALEEGMSPCDKFTDKPVKIKYQENGKTEYWEPKNADWNFSYREMSLRWAMGKSVNTITAQVTEAVGAENVVKWAHECGIESPLKTVPSVSLGPNDVTVFEMVRAYSTFLNEGVRTEPILVEKITDQDNNLIEEFKAKTKRVLSEEIAWLMLYMLRGGMEEPGGTSQALWEWDLWKNNNQIGGKTGTSSDYVDAWYMGVTKDLVTGVWVGCDERTAHFKNGETGEGSRTALPIFAKFMEKVYHDPSTGYTYGAFPKSKVKITREINCPSPRIRVDTSSSDSLAVDSTGVAPPVVEEQQPVLKEEDIIKTEEKKTPEPVKQPVAEVPLTRKEKRELRKKQREEEKEKERIKKEQEKNNQ; encoded by the coding sequence ATGTTTAAAGAAATTCGCAATAAGTATATCCGTTATTCAAGCATATTCCTGTTTTGCATTATTATCTTCTTTTGCGCATTGCAACTCAACTTTTTATGGTTATTTGGATACTCTCCATCCTATAAAGACATCAAATCACCTACCCTTAGTGTCGGCTCCGAGCTTTACACTTCAGACGGAAAACTAATTGGACGTTACTTTAAAGAAAACCGGACACCGGTAAGTTTCAATGAGATTGCGCCAAGTGTCATTAAAGCCTTAGTAGCGACTGAGGATGTCAGGTTTTACAGTCATATGGGAATTGACTTCCGTTCTTTACTTTCCAGCGGTCTCTCTACTGCTACCGGCGATAAACGTGGCGCGAGTACCATTACACAACAACTTGCCAAAAACCTTTACCGTACCAGATACAATAAATCGCAGGGTTTTATCAAACATATACCTGTTGTACGTACGATCATCTCTAAGCTAAAGGAATGGATGACCGCAGTAAAACTGGAATCCAATTATCCTAAAGATGACATCATCACGATGTACCTCAATACAGTATCATTTGGGAACAATGCCTATGGAATTAAAACTGCCGCCAGAGTATATTTTGATAAAGAAACCAATGAACTACAGGTACCGGAATCAGCAATGCTGGTCGGAATGCTGAAAGGTACGACCACTTATAATCCAATCAGAAACCCTGCGAAAGCACTGGAACGAAGAAACGTGGCGCTCGCTCAGATGAATAAATATAATTACATCAGCACTGAGGAGCTCAACACCTATAAAAACACTCCTATAAAACTCAAAGAAGGAAGCGTAGATGCGGGCAGTGATGGAGATTCTTACCTTAGAGCGGCTGTAGACAAATACCTGGAAAAATGGGCCGCTGATAACAATTATGATCTTTATGAAGATGGTTTAAAAATCTATACCACCATCGACTCCAAACTTCAGAAGTATGCAGAAGAGGCTGTGGCTGAACAGATGAAAACTATCCAGAGAAGGTTTTATAGTGTTTGGGGCAACGAAGATCCCTGGGAAGATTCTGAAAAGAAAAAGGTAGACTATCCGGATCGCGCCATGCGCAAACTACCGATCTATGCCTTGCTGGAAAAAAAATACAGCAACTCTCCTGACTCCGTAACTGCCTATTTCAATAAAAAGAAAAAAATGAAAATCTTCACCTGGAAAGGTGACCGTGATACCCTTTTCTCCACTATGGATTCGATCCGTTATTATGGTAAAATCATGAATACAGGAATGATGACCATGGATCCTTTCAGTGGTAAAATCAAAGTCTGGGTGGGTGGTATTGACCATAAATTCTTTAAATACGACCATGTTAACCAGAGCAAAAGACAGGCAGGCTCCACCTTTAAACCTTTCGCTTATCTTGCCGCATTGGAAGAAGGAATGAGTCCATGTGATAAATTCACAGATAAGCCGGTCAAAATCAAGTATCAGGAAAATGGTAAAACGGAATACTGGGAGCCTAAAAATGCAGATTGGAATTTTAGCTACAGGGAAATGTCCCTACGCTGGGCGATGGGTAAATCGGTAAACACGATTACCGCACAGGTAACAGAGGCTGTAGGAGCAGAAAATGTGGTAAAATGGGCACATGAATGTGGTATCGAAAGCCCCCTCAAAACCGTACCTTCAGTAAGTTTGGGGCCAAATGACGTTACCGTATTTGAAATGGTAAGAGCCTATAGTACCTTCCTTAATGAAGGCGTAAGAACGGAGCCGATTCTGGTTGAAAAGATCACAGATCAGGACAATAACCTCATTGAAGAATTTAAAGCAAAAACAAAAAGGGTACTTTCTGAAGAGATTGCCTGGCTGATGCTTTACATGCTCAGAGGTGGAATGGAGGAACCAGGTGGTACTTCCCAGGCGCTCTGGGAATGGGACCTTTGGAAAAACAATAACCAGATTGGTGGAAAAACAGGAACCTCATCTGATTATGTGGATGCCTGGTACATGGGGGTTACCAAAGACCTGGTTACGGGTGTCTGGGTAGGTTGTGACGAACGTACCGCACATTTCAAAAACGGAGAAACAGGCGAAGGTTCAAGAACAGCTTTACCTATTTTTGCTAAGTTCATGGAAAAAGTTTATCATGATCCCAGCACAGGATATACTTACGGTGCCTTCCCTAAATCAAAAGTTAAGATTACCAGAGAAATCAATTGTCCAAGTCCGAGGATTCGGGTAGACACCTCCAGTTCTGATAGTCTGGCAGTAGATTCCACAGGAGTCGCCCCTCCGGTGGTGGAAGAACAACAACCAGTACTGAAAGAAGAAGATATTATCAAAACTGAGGAGAAAAAAACTCCTGAACCTGTTAAACAGCCTGTTGCAGAGGTTCCTTTAACCAGAAAGGAAAAAAGAGAGCTGAGAAAGAAACAGCGTGAAGAAGAGAAAGAAAAGGAACGTATTAAAAAAGAACAGGAAAAGAATAACCAATAA
- a CDS encoding basic secretory protein-like protein — translation MNLSSTLFRRLLPVLIILLVSATAVQAQVFGQNIVRYKNEKFKVLQTPHFEIYYYLKNEKLIKKFAQDAETWYKMHQEVFRDTFLKKNPIILYNNHPDFQTTTALSGEIGIGTGGVTEAFKNRVIMPVMELNNQTRHVLGHELVHAFQYHLLLEKDSIGLENISQTPLWMVEGMAEYLSIGKTDAFTSMWMRDALLNRDIPSLKDLTNSNKYFPYRYGQAFWTFVGSVYGDTTIVPLFKATAKYGYENGLRYTFGYDDRTLSGLWKNAIEAHYRPMLKSDSSQVKITGTKIIDNKNAGNMNVAPAISPDGQYIAFLSEKDLFGIDLFLAEAKTGKIIRKLSSQISNSHIDDFNFLESAGTWSPDSKQFAFSIFSKGRNQLMIIDVATGNVKLRAPMGEVSQFGNLSWSANGDDIAFSGMVEGQSDIFSYNLKTKQVTQITNDSYSDYAPNYAPDGKKIVFSSDRASMSKNSNTAVHPINLTVYDIETKTLIDVPVFPGANNLNAQFSGDSNRIFFLSNRDGFRNLYEYNLSDQKVKQLTDYFTGISGITEFSPAMSVSRNDDIVYSYYRSQRYTLYNSPLSNFRSKPVDANEVNFDAAILPPMENLGVDIVNSNLANFERFEKTTTDSMRLVPYRPKFKLDYLANSGGVGVSTSRFGTGVQGGISGRFSDILGRNQIIANLAVNGEIYDFGGLVGYINQSSRINWGAAISHAPYVTGFRDIVAEQLDGRNGKVDVINDRTNIIRTFEEQAQVFGAYPFNKVHRFELGGSFSRYSYRVDRFSNYYEDLGGGLIGGYLGSDKRKIPSAQASRELGFSLNSFTIMQANASFVGDNSIMGLTSPLDGFRYRVGVEQYFGDYKFYGLSLDARKYVRLKPFTIAARTFNYLRVGKDGENLYPLFIGYPYFIRGYEANSFYKSRNSTSGDFDINQLSGNKIAVFNFEIRLPFTGPKKLAQIPSKFLFTDLNFFFDAGLAWNQGNKIAFKSQPTYTTEPAKDGQGNVIVDAAGQPVMTQVTNERVPAISFGVSLRVNVFGYFVLEPYYAFPLQRKDVKAGVFGLTFAPGW, via the coding sequence ATGAATCTGAGCTCTACTCTCTTTAGACGATTACTCCCTGTTCTGATTATTCTCCTTGTATCGGCCACTGCTGTCCAGGCCCAGGTTTTTGGACAAAATATAGTGCGGTATAAAAATGAGAAATTCAAAGTCCTGCAAACCCCTCATTTTGAAATCTATTACTATTTAAAAAATGAGAAGCTAATCAAAAAATTTGCTCAGGACGCAGAAACCTGGTACAAAATGCATCAGGAGGTTTTCAGAGATACTTTCTTAAAGAAAAATCCCATTATTCTGTACAATAACCATCCGGATTTCCAGACTACAACCGCATTGAGTGGTGAGATCGGAATCGGTACAGGTGGGGTAACCGAAGCCTTTAAGAACAGGGTAATTATGCCGGTTATGGAGCTGAACAACCAAACCCGACATGTACTGGGTCATGAGCTGGTGCATGCCTTCCAATACCACCTTTTACTGGAAAAAGATTCCATCGGTTTAGAAAATATCAGTCAGACTCCTTTATGGATGGTGGAAGGGATGGCCGAATATCTCTCCATAGGAAAAACAGATGCTTTTACTTCCATGTGGATGAGAGATGCCCTGCTCAACAGAGATATCCCCTCTTTAAAAGACCTGACCAACTCCAACAAGTATTTTCCTTACCGATATGGACAAGCTTTCTGGACCTTTGTAGGGTCGGTTTATGGCGACACCACCATTGTTCCTCTATTTAAAGCTACGGCCAAATATGGTTATGAAAACGGATTAAGATACACCTTCGGATACGACGACCGTACCCTTTCCGGTTTATGGAAAAATGCCATTGAAGCCCATTACCGTCCGATGTTGAAATCAGACAGTTCACAGGTGAAAATCACAGGTACAAAAATTATAGACAATAAGAATGCAGGAAATATGAACGTAGCTCCGGCAATTAGTCCGGATGGCCAGTATATTGCCTTCTTATCTGAAAAGGACCTTTTTGGGATTGACCTATTTCTTGCTGAAGCGAAAACAGGTAAGATTATCCGAAAGCTCAGCAGTCAGATTTCCAACTCCCATATTGACGATTTCAACTTTCTCGAATCCGCTGGAACCTGGTCTCCGGACAGCAAACAATTTGCCTTTAGTATCTTCAGTAAAGGAAGAAACCAGTTGATGATCATCGATGTAGCCACCGGAAATGTAAAATTACGTGCCCCGATGGGGGAAGTAAGCCAGTTTGGAAACTTGTCCTGGTCTGCTAATGGAGATGACATTGCTTTTTCAGGAATGGTAGAAGGGCAGAGTGACATCTTTTCTTATAACCTGAAGACGAAGCAGGTTACCCAGATTACCAACGACAGCTATTCTGATTATGCACCAAATTATGCTCCTGATGGAAAGAAGATTGTCTTCTCCTCAGACCGGGCATCTATGTCTAAAAACAGCAATACCGCGGTACATCCGATCAATCTGACAGTTTATGATATTGAAACTAAAACACTGATTGATGTTCCGGTATTTCCGGGTGCGAACAACTTAAATGCACAATTCTCCGGAGACAGCAACAGGATTTTTTTCCTGTCCAACAGAGATGGCTTCAGGAATCTTTACGAGTATAACCTTTCCGATCAAAAAGTAAAACAACTGACAGATTATTTTACGGGGATCAGCGGAATCACAGAATTCTCTCCGGCCATGTCTGTTTCCAGAAATGACGATATTGTTTATAGTTATTACCGTTCACAGCGTTATACTTTATACAATTCTCCATTAAGTAATTTCAGATCAAAACCGGTAGATGCAAATGAAGTAAACTTTGATGCAGCGATCCTTCCTCCTATGGAAAATCTGGGTGTGGACATTGTAAATTCCAACCTGGCGAATTTTGAGCGTTTTGAAAAAACGACCACAGACTCCATGAGACTCGTTCCTTACAGACCGAAATTTAAGCTCGATTATCTGGCTAACAGTGGTGGTGTAGGTGTTTCTACCAGTCGATTTGGAACAGGCGTTCAGGGAGGTATTTCCGGTCGCTTCAGTGATATTCTGGGTAGAAACCAGATCATTGCAAACCTTGCCGTAAACGGGGAGATCTATGATTTTGGGGGGCTTGTAGGCTACATCAACCAATCGAGTCGGATCAACTGGGGTGCCGCAATTTCCCATGCCCCTTATGTAACCGGATTCAGGGATATTGTTGCCGAACAGCTGGATGGCAGAAATGGAAAAGTGGACGTGATCAATGACCGGACAAATATCATCCGTACTTTTGAAGAACAGGCCCAGGTATTTGGTGCTTATCCTTTCAATAAAGTACACCGCTTTGAATTGGGTGGAAGCTTTTCCCGTTACAGCTATCGGGTAGATCGCTTCAGCAATTATTATGAAGATCTTGGTGGAGGCCTGATCGGTGGTTACCTGGGTTCTGATAAAAGAAAAATTCCTTCAGCACAAGCTTCCAGAGAATTAGGCTTTTCGCTTAATTCATTTACCATTATGCAAGCCAATGCTTCCTTTGTAGGAGATAACTCGATCATGGGTCTCACCTCTCCTCTTGATGGATTCAGATACCGTGTTGGAGTAGAACAGTATTTTGGCGATTACAAATTTTACGGATTATCTTTAGATGCCAGAAAGTATGTTCGTCTTAAACCATTCACTATTGCGGCCAGAACATTCAATTACCTGAGAGTAGGTAAAGATGGAGAAAACCTCTATCCCTTATTTATCGGATATCCTTATTTCATCAGGGGTTATGAAGCAAATTCATTCTATAAAAGCCGTAATTCAACCAGTGGAGATTTCGATATTAATCAATTGTCTGGAAATAAAATTGCAGTCTTCAATTTTGAAATACGCCTGCCATTTACCGGACCTAAAAAGCTAGCGCAAATCCCTTCAAAATTCCTGTTTACTGACCTTAACTTTTTCTTTGATGCAGGATTAGCCTGGAACCAGGGCAATAAAATCGCATTTAAAAGTCAGCCGACTTATACTACAGAACCGGCAAAAGACGGACAGGGAAATGTAATTGTGGATGCTGCAGGTCAGCCAGTAATGACACAGGTCACCAATGAACGGGTTCCGGCAATCAGTTTTGGGGTATCCTTAAGGGTCAACGTATTTGGCTATTTTGTACTGGAACCTTATTATGCTTTTCCATTACAGCGTAAAGATGTTAAAGCAGGTGTATTTGGGTTAACCTTTGCTCCTGGATGGTAA
- a CDS encoding GIY-YIG nuclease family protein — MKKFVYIVTDRNRKSLHVGMSSDLIKTLDFYKQMPSLFFDCGEQLTRLVYFEEFKTEAQALSRFKVISRFTRMQKERVVRACNPDWIDLTIGLDFEHIISSKKLVNQVNLPFILS, encoded by the coding sequence ATGAAGAAATTTGTATATATCGTAACTGATAGAAACCGCAAGAGTTTACATGTTGGAATGAGTTCTGATTTAATTAAGACGCTTGATTTTTATAAGCAGATGCCGAGTTTATTTTTTGATTGCGGTGAACAGCTGACGAGGTTGGTGTATTTCGAAGAGTTCAAGACTGAAGCTCAGGCATTAAGCCGGTTTAAAGTAATCAGTAGGTTTACCAGAATGCAGAAGGAGCGGGTGGTAAGGGCTTGTAATCCGGATTGGATTGATCTGACGATTGGATTGGATTTTGAACACATCATCAGCAGTAAGAAACTGGTGAATCAGGTGAATCTTCCCTTTATTCTATCATAG